CTAATTATGGAAGGTTAATATGAAAAAACATCTATTACTCATGTTTCTATTGGCAGCGATATCGCTTATATGCGCAGTGCCAAGAGAAATGGTGGTTATCGAGATAGCCACCGGAACTTGGTGCCCTTACTGTCCTGGTGCTTCAATGGGTGCCCATGATCTGATTGAGGCAGGCTACAATGTGGCAGTCGTTAAAAATCATAATGGTGATAGCTACGCAAATACTTACTCCAATTCTCGAAACAACTATTATGGTGCCTCAAGTTACCCAACTACTTTCTTTGATGGATTGAACCCTTATGAAGGGGGAAGTAACACCCAATCTCTTTATCCTGTTTACGTTCCCCGAGTAAATGCTCGATTATCCATACCCTCAAAATATACTATATCCGCAGAAGGCTCTCTGGAAGGAGGAATTTTAAGCATTGATGTAACGGTCTCAAAACCCGAAGCAGATTCGAACACAAACGTATACTTAAGATCTTATTTAACGGAATCGAATATCCAACAAAATTGGCAGGGGCAAACTGAATTGGATTATGTTAATCGTTTGATGGCTCCCAGTGCCCAGGGCATACCTATTAATCTAGCTACAGGAGAATCCACCACACAAACTCTCAGTTTTAATCTCAATACTCTATGGGACAAACATTACTTAGAATTAGTTCTATTCTTACAAAATAACAACACCCGAGAGATATTGCAAGGGACTAAGTACTCAGTGCCCTTGTTAATCAATGCCTTCCCTGTTTCAGATAATATTCTCAACTTTCCCGATACCTACATCGGTGGTTACTCTACTCTGCCTATAACTTTCTATAATTATGGAGATACTCCCATTGAATCTGCGATTGCAATAGACAATCCAGATTTCTTGTCTGATTTGACTTTTTTATCGATCCCTCCCCTCAGTTCAAACACATTAAATGTGATGTTTACTCCTAGTAGTGCAGGAGAATCTACGGGTACCCTAACCGTAAATGGCGACTTTTTGGGTTATCCCCAAATTGAAATTCCGCTACTAGGCACATCATTTACAAATACGCCTCCCATTGTTGAAGATGTCGCAGTCACTGGCCCCCCTGTTATTCATCAAATACTATCAGGAAGCTATTCATTTTCCGATCCTGATATGGATGAGGAAGGTGAAAGCATATATGAATGGTATAAGGTAATAAACGGAAACAATTATATTATCCCCAATGCCAACGAATCCACATATCAGGTTGCGGCTAGCGATATTAATCGTCAGATAGCGTTTAAGGTAACCCCTATCGATCAACATGGAATGGCAGGAACCCCTGTATTTAGTGAGCCCTCTTTACGCATTGTTTCTCTTCCGGCGCCTCAAAACTTTAGCGGCGTGGTAGAACCGCCCAATTCAGCAATATTAAGTTGGGAAAAACCAATATATTTTGATTCTCGTGGCTTAGCAGGCTATATTATTTTTAGAGATGATCTTAACATCGATACTATACCCGACCCGAATATACTCACATATACCGATAGTAACCTTCCGGACGGTATTTATGAGTATAAAATTGTGAGTATGTTTAGCAGCCCTAATATGCAATCACTGCCTGCCCCAGCTGTGGTATTAGAAATTGATGCTTCCGATAATGAAGATTTAGTGAGCGCTATTCAAAACGTAATTAGCGCATACCCTAATCCTTTTCGCAGTAATGCAGATTTCAATATAAAAGCTGCACCCAATAGAATGATAAATTTCTCTGTTTATAATCTCAAAGGACAGCAAGTAAAACAGTGGACAAGCATCTCAGATGCTCAAGGGAATGCCATCATCAATTGGGATGGCAAAGATTCTAGTGGAAATATCAGTAATAGCGGTGTTTACCTGTATAGAATGGACTGTGATGGTAAAACGGTGAGTGGAAAAATCATTAGACTATCTCACTAATGTATTAAAACTTATGTAAATGAAGCCCCGGCAATTCGACCGGGGTTTTGTTTTCCTGAATACTTCCTGCCGCACAAAAGATTCGAAAAAAGAGTAGCAACATCCAGCCTGATGGCATGATGTCTTGTATCCGTAACAAGCTCCACACCTCAATATATAAAGCATAGCGCCATGCCCATATTATTCAAGAATATTGTTTGCTATGCAATTATACAAATTTCTCTTGCTTCCGGTTTTTTCCAAAGGCATCAGCCATTAACAAGGCATCCAGAACCATATCCTCTGTGATTTTGCCAGACTCATGATGCATAGATGATTCTTTACTGCAAGACTCATGAGCAACTATGCGTAAGCTATCTCTTTCAACGTTCTCAATTCCGACATCAGCTAATGTTGTTGGTAAACCGATTTGTTCGCAGAACGTATACACTTCATCAATCTGATTGCTTGTAGCAGAGTTAAGATGCAAGCCGGTTAACACACCAATTGCTACTTTTTCTCCATGATAGAATCTATGTGTTTCCGGCAAAGATGTTAGACCATTGTGGATAGCATGGGCACTGGCTATACCACAACTCTCAAAACCAATACCGCTAAGTAATATGTTGGCCTCAGTAATCTTGCTCAAGGCGGGGGTAACGATATGCTCATCGTTAGCAATTTTTGCCTGATACCCATACTCAAGCAAGGTATCATAACACAATTTGGCAATTCCCATGCCAGCGAGAGTAGCATGTCCTCCACATTCGTTGAGAGATTGGCTTGTATGGCAAGAGTTAGCTTCAAACCATGTTGCCAGGGCATCTCCCATACCAGAAACCAAAAACCGAGTTGGTGAATTTGCAATAATATTCAAATCTACTAATACTACTGCAGGATTTCGTTTTTGATACAGAACAGATTCAAATACTCCCTGTTCAGTATAAGTAACGGCACAACCACTGCAAGGAGCATCCGTGGAAGCGATAGTAGGCACTATCATTACAGGAATATTGGATAAATCAGCAGCGATTTTTGCCGCATCTATTGTTTTCCCACCCCCCATGCCAATTACTATGTCGATACCTTCTGCCAAGATTGTAGAGCATATGCCATTAATCTCTTTCATGCTGCATTCTCCACCGAATTTGCGCTTGGTTAATCTTGAATCCAGGTTCAGGTGCTCATACTTGGGTAAAACACCATGTAACACTGAGGGAGAAGCAAGCAGTAAGGCTTTTGATCCAAATTTATCAATTAAACTCTGGAGCTCATCCAGCACTCTCACACCTTGAATATACTGGCTCGGAAATACTGCCTTAAGAACCATTTTTCACTTCCTTTGGCAATTATGCCATTTTAGTATAAGACTGTTACCAATATTCTTTTAAGCTATTATTAAAAAGATCTTTTGGTAGATATCCTTTATTATTTGGGAGTTCAACCAGAGATTTTTTTGTAACAATATCATAGTTGCTCTTTGCTGAGATTTGTCAATACTTATATTTTTTTTCCTGATGTTCGAGAACGAGTAAGGCTTTTTCTGAGCGTAGCTATGCACACCCAACACTCTTATAGTGTGAGGCTTTCCCCATGCCCCGAATATTCAAAGATATTGAAAGATAGCAGCATAAATTACAATTACGTGGAGTATGACACTTATAATCCTATATCTTTTTTGTATATAGTCAGTTATATAATGTATTACTATATATTTATTGATATTTTACCTTCTATTATGCTAATGAATAAGATGTTGCAGATCTATTATTGTAATTGTTATCGTCAAGTTCGGTGCTTTCTACTTCATTGGATTAAGCTATCCTTAGCGAAGATTTATCTTGGGATCCTCCCGCTGCAACAGTATAATAGTAAGCTAAAGCAATAATCAAGCTTCGCTTATTAGGTTGGAAAGCAACAACTGCTTTTTTAGTTTAGGTAACACTCATGAAATTGGAATATGTCTAGATTATCAAACATCTACACAAGTTCTGCAGTGCCTTTCAATATATTCTGTAGTGCCATTTCTTCAACCCAGGATAAACTATACCAAGTCTAGATCTGGGTTTATAAGCCACTTTCATCGAATAACCAGTTCAAGCTATCCGTAACAGGCTGAGATCCCCTACTAAGCGTGAGTCTTACCATGCTATGCTTTTCCACTTTGCTGTTTGGATTTGGAGAAGATCGCAAAACAGCATTCTGCGGAGTAGTATCGCTATATACAGAATCTATCACCGAACCGCGAAGATTACTCATGCGCAAAACCAGCATAGCGTCTTGAAAGGAAGAACCTATCACATTAGGCACAGAAACCATTTTACTTCCTTTGCTTATTATCAAAAATACGGTTCCATCTTCTTTGATCTTAGCTCCGGGAACTGGAGACTGCTCTAATACTATATCCATTTTTACGCTCTCGTTAAATAGGGAATCTTTAACTACAACGTGCAGTTTTTCTTCTTGTAAAATGCGTTTTGCTTTGCTAAGGTTCAAGCCAATCACTTCAGGAGTTTGAATTGTATCGGGTCTGCCAAATATCAGTGGCAGCAGAAGCTGGCTTACAAAAAATGCGGTAACGAATATTATGCCAATTCCTATGCCAAACATATAGCCCCATTGCTTAGTATTGGTCTTTGCCATCGATGCTCCTATTTGCTTTTCTGCATTTTAGCAGCAAAAGCTCCATCCATATGGTGTTTGAAGGGAATAGTTTTAAGAAAGCCACTATCGGTAAATTCTGTAGCAATGAATGAATCTGCAGGAACAAGATTAAACTTGGGATTTTTAGATAGAAACTTAGAAACTTGTTCTTCATTTTCTTTGGGATTCATAGTGCACGTTGAATATACAAGAAAGCCCTCTGGTGCCACAAAACTAGCAGCATGATCTAAGGCTTTTTCTTGAAGTTTTACCAATTCCCTGATGTCATTATGAGTTTGCCAGCGCAAATCTGCTTTGCGCGAGAATACTCCCCATCCGGAACAGGGAGCATCTACTAATACTCTTTGAAAAGCTGGAGCTACAGGCCCGTATTTGGTGGCATCTGTAACTACTTGGATTATGTTGTTTAGTTGCAATCGATCTGCAGCTTGTTTAAGACGTTTCATCTTTTTAGGTATCTTATCTACAGCAACTATTTCACCTTGATTATTCATCAATTCTGCAATATAAGTACATTTTCCACCCGGTGCAGCAAAGAGATCCAGAACTGAATGATCGGGTTTGGGGTCTAACAATTCTACAACCAACGCAGCAGACGTATCCTGCACCGAAAAGTAACCTTCCGAAAAAGCAACATCATTAAGCACTTCCGCACTCTGATGAGTATAAAACATCATTTTGCTGGCTTTACAAGGAATTATTTCAATGTTTCGGCGTTCAAAGTATTTCTGTAGTTTTTCGGGATTTGTTGCCGTTGAGTTAACTCGAATATGCAGAGCCGGATTTTCATTAAAATACATTGCCAAGTATTCAGTAGATTCTTCTCCCCAAATATCTATCCAAGTTTTAATCAGTTCCGGAGGATAAGAATGTTCATACGCGATCCGTAAGGCAGGATCGGCAGGATACTGAATTTTGTTCTCTCGTAGGTACGCTCTCAAAACCGCATTTACAAAATCCGCCACAGTTGCAGACAACAACCGTTTTGCTAAATCTACTGTCTCATTTACTGCTGCATGCTCAGGAATAGACTCCAGATAAATAATCTGGTATAAACCTAAATACAGCAGGATTTTAATCTTGATATCGGTTTCCTCAAATTTCTTGGTTTCGGTATAATGTGACAAGATAAAATCAAGTTTTTGGCGCATTTTTATAACGCCTTTTACAGTAGTATAAAAAAGCCGAATATCCTCACCATTATGCTTAAGCTTCTTGGCTCGTTGTTGTAGTAGAGCATCCGAAAACTCATTGTTTTTCATCACCTTCAAGATTGTGTAATATGCTTCTTCCCGAAAATTCATTTTGCCCTCTGATAGAGTCTTTTTATCACTTCCTTTATTAGCTGTTCTGCTGGTAGCCCCAATTCATCTGCATTCAGCATTTTTAGCTCTCTTTGTATTGCTTGAGAGTTGTAGCCTAGTGCCATCAAGGCGTTTTCAACTTCTTCTAAAGGTCCCTCTTGTAAATCTGGGTTATCTTCTACATAATCCAATAACTTGTGGATGTTATCTTTAAGCTCAACAATCAAGCGTTGAGCACTCTTTTTGCCTATGCCAGGAACCCTTGTCAGCAATCCTTCTTCAGCATTGCGCACACTTTTTATGAAGGTGTTAATGCTAAGTGTAGAAAGTATTGATAGTGCTATCTTAGGGCCAATTCCACTTACTTTTGTAAGTTTGGCAAAGAGCTCGCGTTCGGCAATCGTAGCAAAGCCAAAGATTTTGACATCATCCTGTGAAAAACTAAGATAAGCATACAATGCACATTCATTACCAATTACAGGTAATGTTTCAAAAGTTGAGACTGGGATGCGTAATTCCCATCCTACTCCAGCAGATTCGATAACTGCGAGCATTGGGCTTTTATGCTGTAAAATACCCTTAATATAGTGAATCATTGAGTTTTATTCCATTTAATGCGGTTAAAGTGTGTTGTTGCTATTGCTAAAGCATCGTAAGCATCATCACGATGATTAGATTTGCTAAGATTATATAATTTATTGATCATAAAACGGACTTGGATCTTAGTAGCGCTTCCGTTCCCAACCACTGCCTTTTTAACCTCGCGAGGGCTATATTCCACTACTTCAATTTGATGCTGTGCCAAAGCAAGTAACAGAACTCCGCGAGCATGACCCAAAGTAAATACGCTTCTAATATGTTTTTGAAAAAACATAGATTCAATGGCGGCATAATCCGGTTTATACTCTTCTAATACTTCAGAAATTGTAGCATGCAAAAGACGCAATCTTGCCCCCAAAGAGATTTCGCGGGTTACGTCTATCACATCGCAACCCGCGGCAATAACTCTGCTGCCTTCTGTTTGAATGAGCCCGTAACCACAGTAGCGGCTGCCGGGATCAATACCGACTATAACCATTGGAGCTTAATCCTGATTAAGCTCTGCCATTACCTCGTCGGAAAATTCAAAATTGGCATAGACCTTTTGAACATCGTCCAGGTCTTCCAGCATCTCAATAAGTCTCATAAGTTTGGGCGCAACATCATCAGCATTAACCGTAGTTTTGGGTACTCTAGTTAGTTCAGCATTTTCCACCGGGAAACCGGCTGCTTCCATATTGCCCAAAACTGTATGAAAATCTGCTGGTGATGTGTATATGTCGAAATATTCATCTCCCAATTCCACGTCTTCGGCTCCGGCTTCTAAAGCCTGCATCATAAACTCATCTTCATCTAAACCGGCAATTGGCACATTAAAATAACCTTTCAGATCAAAATTCCAAGATACTGCACCAGATTCGGCTAGGTTTCCGCCATACTTAGAAAAAACATGTCTCAACTCGGCTACAGTACGATTTTTGTTATCCGTCATTACATCCACGACAATACCTACTCCACTGTGTCCGTAACCTTCGTAAGTAATTTCTTCGTAGTTTACGCCTTCAATTTCACCGGTTCCGCGCTTAATGGCGCGTTCGATGTTATCACGAGGCATATTGGCGGCTTTTGCTGAAAGGATTGCCGTTCTTAACCGAGGATTGGTTTCAGAATCGCCCCCGCCACTTTTGGCGGCAAGGATTATTTCTTTCACAATACGGGTGTAAATTTTGCCGCGTTTTGCATCGGTTGCGGCTTTTTTATGCTTAATTGTGCTCCACTTATTGTGTCCGGACATAAATACCTCTTTTTGTTATTGAGCGTCGTTATCCTGCCAAGCTGCTACCACTTTTTGGGTGATATCTTCAGGCACTCTTTCGTAGTGCGAAAACTCTTGTGTGAAGCGTCCTCTGCCTTGAGTGAAGGATTTGAGTGCAGGATAGTAAGCAAACATCTCTGCCAAGGGCATTTGGGCATTAAGATACTGTTTTTTACCGTGTTGTTCCATTCCCATTATGCGACCTCTGCGAGTAGAAATATCTCCCATCACATCGCCCATGTATTCATTGGGAACAATAATAACAAGATTATGAATAGGTTCCAGCAGGATAGGTTTGCATTTTTTAAAACCTTCTTTTAGTGCCATTGAGGATGCTATCTTAAACGCCATCTCCGAACTATCCACATCGTGGTAACTGCCATAATATACTTCTACAGATACGTCTACTACCTGATAGCCGGCAATAATACCTTTCTCCATGGTCTCAACCAAACCTTTCTCGATAGCCGGGATAAAGTTTGAAGGAATAACTCCACCAACAATAGCATTGACGAATTGGAACCCTTCGCCACGTTCTGTAGGCTTAATGCGAAAATATACTTCTCCATACTGACCACGACCGCCAGATTGTTTCTTATGCCGGTATTGACTTTCGGCACTGGCAGTAATTGTCTCTTTGTAGGGAATTCGGGGAGCCTTGAGCTCAGCATCAACTTTGTAGCGGTTTTTTAGTTTTTTAAGAACTAATTGAAGCTGCTGATCGCCCATTCCTGAAAGGACATTTTCGTGTGTTTCCACATTCAATTCATATCGTATGGTTGAATCTTCGGCAATGACCCTTTGTAAACTTGAGCCAATTTTATCCTCATCAGACTGATTGACGGCTTTGATAGCTTGCCAGGTTGTGGCTGAAGGCAACTGAACCGGACATATTGCATGGCGTGCATTCAAAGCAACTATGCTACTCATCACTTTAGCGTTTTTAAGCTTTACTAATGCTCCAATTTCACCTGCTTTGATCTCGCTGCAATCATGACGGTTTTTCCCCAACATATAATACATGTTCCCGGCTTTATCTTTGGCTTCTTTTTCTGGAGTATAAAACTCGGTGCCAGTTTTTAAACTGCCTGAAAACATCCTTACGTACGCAAAATCACCCATGCTGGGATCGGCATAAAGCTTGAAAATATAACCTAGTAATTCTCCATCTGAACTACATACAAATTCTTTTTTATCTTCACCCTCCACAAGTTCAATGGTGTTGCAATCTGCAGGGGAAGGTAAATAATCTACTATGCCTTGTAAAAATGGCAACACGCCTACACCCGTGCCTGCAGAGCAAGCAAAAGCTGGACATATATCACCACTGGCAATGGCTTTCTTAAGACCATTTGTTAGGCTATCATGCGATAATTCCATGTTTTCCAAAAACTCATTTAGCAAGTCTTCATCCGTTTCCGCTACTGCTTCCATCAATTGTAATCTGGCTTCTTCCAAAAAGTCTTTTAGATTATCTGGAACTTCAGCTTCTCCGGAAGCAGTTATAGCTTTTTGGCGAATAACATCAACAACTCCTTCAAAAGAGCCTTCTTTACCTATGGGAAAATGAACTTTGATAGGATTAATCCCGGTATTTTCATGTATTGCTTCTAAAGTTTTTTCAAAATCAGCATGTTCGTTATCCATCCTGTTCACCAGAATTATTCTACCCTTCTTTTTGCCTTCCAGTTGTTCAATGGCAAGCTCTAAGCCCACTTCAAAACCGCCAGCAGCATTTGCAACTATCACGGCATTTTCAACCGCCGGCAAGGCTACTACTGTATCGCCCACAAAATCTGGATAACCAGGAGCGTCAAGAATGTTTATTTTGTGATCTTTATAATTCACATAACCTATAGAAAGGCCTAAGGATATCTTTTTGGCAATTTCTTCGGGATCAAAATCCAATACAGTATTGCCTTCGTCAATCTTACCCAGTCTATTCGTGCTTTTTGTTTGATGAAAAATTTGTTCTGCCAAAGTAGTCTTTCCGGCACCGCTAGCGCCAACCAACATCAGGTTTCGTAATTTCTTCATTGAGTATTCTTTCATGTTCATCCTCGTGTATTTATCTCTAATTTATGCATTTTTCGATGGTGATGATCAATGATTTTCAGCCCTTGATAGGTGTCAATGCTTTTGTTTAACTTGACATTATTCGCCCATCTTGTTTACTTGGGTAAAATATATTATGGAGGAAACCTTGGAACAAGAACAACGTGATTTTGCATATAGTAATCACTCGGCTCCAGTAATGAGCATCAGTCAGTGGGTCATTACTATGCTGGTGATGATTATCCCAATTGTGAACATAGTTATGCTAATAGTGTGGGCAACTAGTGCCTATGACAATCCCAACCGAAAGAATTGGGCCATAGCTCAGCTAATCTTTATGGGAATCGCTGTTATCATTTGGGTGCTTTTCTTTAGTGCCATGATGGGTATGATGAGCGGAATGATTGGTTCTTTGGGAGCTTAAATTCCCGAAATTATTGCGCTAATTCTTAATGATCGTTCGTTATTCCAAAGAAGATATTGAGCCTCAAAAGCTGGATATTTTTTTATCCGATATCCGCGAAATGCTTTTGTGTGGATTTATGCCACTTGCTTTTTTTGGCACAGATGAAAAATTGCTCTACTCTCTGATGGGGAAAAATGGAGATCTAAGGTTGCTCTGTTGTCAGTTTCCCAATCCCTTTCACTACCCTTCTTTAAGCGTTGAATTCCCATGCTTCAACACATTTGAACGTGAACTGCATCAACAATATGGCATTGTACCAATTAATCACCCTTGGTTAAAAAATGTGAGGCACAATCATCAAAGCTCACAAGAGATCGAAGACTATCCTTTCTTACGAAGTAAATCTAAACTTATTCACGAAGTAGGAGTCGGTCCTGTGCACGCAGGAGTAATTGAACCCGGTCATTTTCGTTTTCTTATGCGAGGAGAGATTATTGAGCACTTAGAGATTCAACTTGGATACCAATATCGTGGCATGTCTCAATTACTTTGCAAAGGTAACTTGGCTCATAAAATGTCCCTTGCTGAGTGTATCGCCGGTGATACTGTGATAGGTCATGGAACTGCCTATTGTCAGATAGTTGAAAGTCTTTCAAATACACAATCTCAAGCTCAAGATATCCGCATTTTACTTTTAGAGATGGAACGTGTTGCAATGCACCTTTCCACACTTAGCTCTTTGGCGGGAGATGTTGCCTATATAATGGGACAAAACATCTTTGCCGCTATACGAACCTTTGTGATCAATTCTACTCTGAGCATCTGTGGAAGCCGTTTTGGTAAGCGAGCACTCTGCCCGGGAGGGGTTAATTACGGATTGAACTCAGACCAAATAACAAGGTTAAGCTCTGAGTTTGAAAAATATACAAGACATATTCAAAACACCTCCGAAGCCTTGTTTTCTACAACAAGCTTACTGTCCAGATTTGA
This genomic interval from Candidatus Cloacimonadota bacterium contains the following:
- the rsmB gene encoding 16S rRNA (cytosine(967)-C(5))-methyltransferase RsmB yields the protein MNFREEAYYTILKVMKNNEFSDALLQQRAKKLKHNGEDIRLFYTTVKGVIKMRQKLDFILSHYTETKKFEETDIKIKILLYLGLYQIIYLESIPEHAAVNETVDLAKRLLSATVADFVNAVLRAYLRENKIQYPADPALRIAYEHSYPPELIKTWIDIWGEESTEYLAMYFNENPALHIRVNSTATNPEKLQKYFERRNIEIIPCKASKMMFYTHQSAEVLNDVAFSEGYFSVQDTSAALVVELLDPKPDHSVLDLFAAPGGKCTYIAELMNNQGEIVAVDKIPKKMKRLKQAADRLQLNNIIQVVTDATKYGPVAPAFQRVLVDAPCSGWGVFSRKADLRWQTHNDIRELVKLQEKALDHAASFVAPEGFLVYSTCTMNPKENEEQVSKFLSKNPKFNLVPADSFIATEFTDSGFLKTIPFKHHMDGAFAAKMQKSK
- a CDS encoding Omp28-related outer membrane protein — encoded protein: MKKHLLLMFLLAAISLICAVPREMVVIEIATGTWCPYCPGASMGAHDLIEAGYNVAVVKNHNGDSYANTYSNSRNNYYGASSYPTTFFDGLNPYEGGSNTQSLYPVYVPRVNARLSIPSKYTISAEGSLEGGILSIDVTVSKPEADSNTNVYLRSYLTESNIQQNWQGQTELDYVNRLMAPSAQGIPINLATGESTTQTLSFNLNTLWDKHYLELVLFLQNNNTREILQGTKYSVPLLINAFPVSDNILNFPDTYIGGYSTLPITFYNYGDTPIESAIAIDNPDFLSDLTFLSIPPLSSNTLNVMFTPSSAGESTGTLTVNGDFLGYPQIEIPLLGTSFTNTPPIVEDVAVTGPPVIHQILSGSYSFSDPDMDEEGESIYEWYKVINGNNYIIPNANESTYQVAASDINRQIAFKVTPIDQHGMAGTPVFSEPSLRIVSLPAPQNFSGVVEPPNSAILSWEKPIYFDSRGLAGYIIFRDDLNIDTIPDPNILTYTDSNLPDGIYEYKIVSMFSSPNMQSLPAPAVVLEIDASDNEDLVSAIQNVISAYPNPFRSNADFNIKAAPNRMINFSVYNLKGQQVKQWTSISDAQGNAIINWDGKDSSGNISNSGVYLYRMDCDGKTVSGKIIRLSH
- the ruvC gene encoding crossover junction endodeoxyribonuclease RuvC, encoding MVIVGIDPGSRYCGYGLIQTEGSRVIAAGCDVIDVTREISLGARLRLLHATISEVLEEYKPDYAAIESMFFQKHIRSVFTLGHARGVLLLALAQHQIEVVEYSPREVKKAVVGNGSATKIQVRFMINKLYNLSKSNHRDDAYDALAIATTHFNRIKWNKTQ
- a CDS encoding PASTA domain-containing protein, translated to MAKTNTKQWGYMFGIGIGIIFVTAFFVSQLLLPLIFGRPDTIQTPEVIGLNLSKAKRILQEEKLHVVVKDSLFNESVKMDIVLEQSPVPGAKIKEDGTVFLIISKGSKMVSVPNVIGSSFQDAMLVLRMSNLRGSVIDSVYSDTTPQNAVLRSSPNPNSKVEKHSMVRLTLSRGSQPVTDSLNWLFDESGL
- a CDS encoding elongation factor G, encoding MKEYSMKKLRNLMLVGASGAGKTTLAEQIFHQTKSTNRLGKIDEGNTVLDFDPEEIAKKISLGLSIGYVNYKDHKINILDAPGYPDFVGDTVVALPAVENAVIVANAAGGFEVGLELAIEQLEGKKKGRIILVNRMDNEHADFEKTLEAIHENTGINPIKVHFPIGKEGSFEGVVDVIRQKAITASGEAEVPDNLKDFLEEARLQLMEAVAETDEDLLNEFLENMELSHDSLTNGLKKAIASGDICPAFACSAGTGVGVLPFLQGIVDYLPSPADCNTIELVEGEDKKEFVCSSDGELLGYIFKLYADPSMGDFAYVRMFSGSLKTGTEFYTPEKEAKDKAGNMYYMLGKNRHDCSEIKAGEIGALVKLKNAKVMSSIVALNARHAICPVQLPSATTWQAIKAVNQSDEDKIGSSLQRVIAEDSTIRYELNVETHENVLSGMGDQQLQLVLKKLKNRYKVDAELKAPRIPYKETITASAESQYRHKKQSGGRGQYGEVYFRIKPTERGEGFQFVNAIVGGVIPSNFIPAIEKGLVETMEKGIIAGYQVVDVSVEVYYGSYHDVDSSEMAFKIASSMALKEGFKKCKPILLEPIHNLVIIVPNEYMGDVMGDISTRRGRIMGMEQHGKKQYLNAQMPLAEMFAYYPALKSFTQGRGRFTQEFSHYERVPEDITQKVVAAWQDNDAQ
- a CDS encoding YebC/PmpR family DNA-binding transcriptional regulator, which produces MSGHNKWSTIKHKKAATDAKRGKIYTRIVKEIILAAKSGGGDSETNPRLRTAILSAKAANMPRDNIERAIKRGTGEIEGVNYEEITYEGYGHSGVGIVVDVMTDNKNRTVAELRHVFSKYGGNLAESGAVSWNFDLKGYFNVPIAGLDEDEFMMQALEAGAEDVELGDEYFDIYTSPADFHTVLGNMEAAGFPVENAELTRVPKTTVNADDVAPKLMRLIEMLEDLDDVQKVYANFEFSDEVMAELNQD
- the ruvA gene encoding Holliday junction branch migration protein RuvA; the protein is MIHYIKGILQHKSPMLAVIESAGVGWELRIPVSTFETLPVIGNECALYAYLSFSQDDVKIFGFATIAERELFAKLTKVSGIGPKIALSILSTLSINTFIKSVRNAEEGLLTRVPGIGKKSAQRLIVELKDNIHKLLDYVEDNPDLQEGPLEEVENALMALGYNSQAIQRELKMLNADELGLPAEQLIKEVIKRLYQRAK
- a CDS encoding NADH-quinone oxidoreductase subunit C codes for the protein MIVRYSKEDIEPQKLDIFLSDIREMLLCGFMPLAFFGTDEKLLYSLMGKNGDLRLLCCQFPNPFHYPSLSVEFPCFNTFERELHQQYGIVPINHPWLKNVRHNHQSSQEIEDYPFLRSKSKLIHEVGVGPVHAGVIEPGHFRFLMRGEIIEHLEIQLGYQYRGMSQLLCKGNLAHKMSLAECIAGDTVIGHGTAYCQIVESLSNTQSQAQDIRILLLEMERVAMHLSTLSSLAGDVAYIMGQNIFAAIRTFVINSTLSICGSRFGKRALCPGGVNYGLNSDQITRLSSEFEKYTRHIQNTSEALFSTTSLLSRFDDTGKLHTNDALRFGFTGISAKASGVPVDARTDYPDWQYPGFLVQTEISGDVYARAHLRYLEIMQSLQIILALLPTIKPHAPLLEPPSKLEPGKIAISIIESARGRIVHIAKSKDEYSALWYKVIDPSFVNWQALSLSVVGEQISDFPLCNKSFDLSYCGSDL
- a CDS encoding glycerol dehydrogenase — translated: MVLKAVFPSQYIQGVRVLDELQSLIDKFGSKALLLASPSVLHGVLPKYEHLNLDSRLTKRKFGGECSMKEINGICSTILAEGIDIVIGMGGGKTIDAAKIAADLSNIPVMIVPTIASTDAPCSGCAVTYTEQGVFESVLYQKRNPAVVLVDLNIIANSPTRFLVSGMGDALATWFEANSCHTSQSLNECGGHATLAGMGIAKLCYDTLLEYGYQAKIANDEHIVTPALSKITEANILLSGIGFESCGIASAHAIHNGLTSLPETHRFYHGEKVAIGVLTGLHLNSATSNQIDEVYTFCEQIGLPTTLADVGIENVERDSLRIVAHESCSKESSMHHESGKITEDMVLDALLMADAFGKNRKQEKFV